The genomic window AGGTTGGCGCCCAGATTATTTTAGGAAACACGTACCATCTGTATCTCAGGCCGGGAACAGAGGTCATCCAGGCGTCCGGTGGACTGCACAAGTTCATCGGATGGAACAAACCGATCCTCACCGACAGCGGCGGTTATCAGGTTTTCAGCCTGAACCATCTCCGGGAAATCGAAGAGGAAGGTGTGACGTTCAAGTCGCATCTGGACGGTTCATTGCATACGTTCACTCCGGAATCTGCTGTGCAGATCCAGAGGCAGCTGGGCTCAGACATCATGATGGTTTTGGATGAGTGTGCCCCTTATCCATGTGACCCGGAGTATGCGAGACGTTCGAACGCGTTGACACTGAGGTGGGCCGAGCGATGCAGGCACGCTTTTGAGACTCACAAAGGGCTTTACGGTTTTTCCCAGGCGCTGTTTGGAATCGTGCAGGGGAGCATCTATCCAGAAATCAGACAGCAAAGCGCTCGGCAACTCGTCAGGATCGGTTTTGACGGGTATGCAATCGGTGGTCTTGCTGTCGGCGAACCTGCAGAGGTCATGTACTCAATTCTCGAGGTGTGCACGCCGATGTTGCCCTCGGACAAGCCCCGGTATCTCATGGGAGTCGGCACTCCCATGAACCTGATAGAGTCCGTGGCGCGGGGAGTTGACATGTTCGATTGCGTGCTGCCAACGAGAAATGGACGAAACGCGAACCTTTTCACACGC from Ignavibacteriales bacterium includes these protein-coding regions:
- the tgt gene encoding tRNA guanosine(34) transglycosylase Tgt, which produces MTSDGNARAGVLETAHGVVETPMFMPVGTQGSVKAIEQRELTEVGAQIILGNTYHLYLRPGTEVIQASGGLHKFIGWNKPILTDSGGYQVFSLNHLREIEEEGVTFKSHLDGSLHTFTPESAVQIQRQLGSDIMMVLDECAPYPCDPEYARRSNALTLRWAERCRHAFETHKGLYGFSQALFGIVQGSIYPEIRQQSARQLVRIGFDGYAIGGLAVGEPAEVMYSILEVCTPMLPSDKPRYLMGVGTPMNLIESVARGVDMFDCVLPTRNGRNANLFTRTGSMNLRNAQYKTDFSPPDPECGCYTCSNFSRAYLRHLFQVKEILGLQLATIHNLSFYLWLMGQMRRAISEHRFEEWRTTMVNQLRSEDRIVST